One window of the Halobacillus litoralis genome contains the following:
- the ureC gene encoding urease subunit alpha: MSFEMSRKQYAEMFGPTTGDAVRLADTDLFIEVEKDYTTYGDEVKFGGGKVIRDGMGQHPLATSDEAVDLVITNAVILDHSGIYKADIGVKEGWISSIGKAGNPLLMDGIDIVIGASTEVVAAEGMIVTAGGIDAHIHFVAPQQIETALSSGITTMIGGGTGPATGTKATTCTPGPWNIHKMLEAADEYPMNLGFLGKGNSSNEEAIQEQVEAGAVGLKLHEDWGTTASSIDTCLSIADRNDVQVAIHTDTLNEGGFVEHTLQAINERVIHTYHTEGAGGGHAPDIIEAASYPNILPSSTNPTRPYTVNTLEEHLDMLMVCHHLDPSVPEDIAFADSRIRKETIAAEDILHDLGVFSMISSDSQAMGRVGEVIIRTWQTADKMKKQRGALEGGHDKKDNFRAKRYIAKYTINPAITHGISDYVGSVESGKLADLVLWDPKFFGVKPELILKGGMIAHSLMGDPNASIPTPQPVFYREMFGSHGQAKDKTSLTFLSKKAYESGLHHELGLKKQVRPISGVRELTKRSMIHNGETPKIEVDPQTYIVKVDGEVIECEPAETVPLAQRYSLF, from the coding sequence ATGAGTTTTGAAATGTCGCGAAAACAATATGCTGAGATGTTCGGCCCTACAACGGGAGATGCCGTTCGCTTAGCGGATACGGACTTATTCATTGAAGTAGAAAAGGATTACACGACATACGGAGATGAAGTGAAATTCGGCGGCGGTAAAGTGATCAGGGACGGTATGGGACAGCATCCTTTAGCTACAAGCGATGAGGCTGTCGATCTTGTCATTACCAATGCAGTTATTTTAGATCATTCAGGCATTTATAAAGCTGATATCGGTGTTAAAGAAGGGTGGATTTCATCTATCGGGAAAGCAGGAAATCCTTTGCTGATGGACGGCATCGATATTGTGATTGGCGCCTCAACAGAAGTCGTAGCAGCGGAAGGAATGATTGTCACTGCAGGCGGCATTGATGCTCATATTCACTTTGTTGCTCCGCAGCAAATTGAAACGGCACTTTCCTCAGGAATCACTACGATGATCGGAGGAGGCACAGGTCCTGCAACTGGGACGAAAGCAACTACTTGCACGCCAGGTCCATGGAATATCCATAAGATGCTTGAAGCAGCAGATGAATATCCGATGAATCTAGGGTTTTTAGGAAAAGGGAATTCTTCTAATGAAGAAGCCATTCAAGAGCAAGTGGAAGCCGGTGCTGTAGGGTTGAAGCTTCACGAAGACTGGGGAACGACAGCTTCATCCATTGATACGTGTTTAAGTATCGCTGACAGAAATGATGTTCAAGTTGCTATACATACCGATACATTGAATGAAGGCGGGTTTGTGGAACATACACTTCAAGCGATCAATGAGCGAGTCATCCATACCTATCATACCGAAGGAGCAGGAGGCGGACACGCACCAGATATTATTGAAGCAGCCAGTTATCCGAATATACTCCCATCCTCCACGAATCCGACAAGGCCTTATACGGTCAACACACTCGAAGAACATTTGGACATGCTGATGGTTTGTCATCACTTGGATCCAAGTGTACCGGAGGATATCGCTTTTGCGGATTCGCGTATTCGAAAAGAGACGATAGCCGCTGAAGATATCCTTCATGATCTCGGGGTATTCAGCATGATTTCTTCCGATTCCCAGGCCATGGGGCGTGTAGGAGAAGTTATTATCCGTACGTGGCAAACAGCGGACAAAATGAAAAAACAGCGCGGGGCGTTGGAAGGAGGTCACGATAAAAAGGACAACTTTCGAGCCAAACGATACATTGCTAAATACACGATCAATCCGGCAATTACACATGGGATTTCCGATTACGTCGGCTCAGTGGAAAGTGGGAAACTAGCTGATTTAGTGCTGTGGGACCCGAAGTTTTTTGGTGTAAAGCCGGAACTTATTCTTAAAGGCGGGATGATCGCACACAGCCTGATGGGAGACCCTAACGCAAGTATTCCTACTCCCCAACCCGTATTTTATAGAGAAATGTTTGGTTCTCACGGTCAAGCGAAAGACAAAACATCACTGACGTTTTTATCGAAAAAGGCTTATGAGAGCGGCCTGCATCATGAATTGGGTTTAAAGAAACAGGTGCGACCGATTTCTGGTGTCCGTGAGTTAACGAAACGATCGATGATCCATAATGGAGAGACACCGAAAATCGAGGTGGACCCACAAACATATATAGTAAAAGTAGATGGAGAAGTCATTGAATGTGAACCTGCGGAGACGGTGCCTTTAGCGCAACGATATTCCTTATTTTGA
- the ureE gene encoding urease accessory protein UreE: MIIENIVGNVANLEKRAPHIEYVYLESDQLVKRIQRMTTDHGNEIGMRLSKNEELSDGDVLYMDEKNMVVISVKKDDVLVISPTCMQQMGDIAHQLGNRHLPAQFEGEEMIVQYDYLIEELLHLIGVPHKREKRKVPEPFRYIGHHHD, from the coding sequence ATGATCATTGAAAATATAGTCGGAAACGTAGCTAATTTAGAAAAACGAGCTCCTCATATTGAATACGTATACTTGGAAAGCGATCAGCTTGTCAAAAGGATTCAGCGCATGACAACGGACCATGGCAATGAGATTGGGATGAGATTATCCAAAAATGAAGAGCTTTCGGACGGAGACGTATTGTATATGGATGAAAAAAATATGGTCGTCATTTCTGTGAAAAAAGATGATGTCTTGGTCATCAGCCCAACATGCATGCAGCAAATGGGGGATATCGCCCACCAGCTGGGAAACCGTCATTTGCCCGCCCAGTTTGAAGGGGAAGAAATGATCGTCCAGTATGATTACTTGATCGAGGAATTGTTGCACCTGATAGGTGTGCCGCATAAGCGAGAAAAGAGAAAGGTGCCTGAGCCTTTCCGCTATATTGGACATCACCATGACTAA
- a CDS encoding urease accessory protein UreF gives MTNGLMPLLQLSDSQFPSGAFSHSFGFETYIQEDVVTGTESFKQALVVFLKKQLIFNDGLACRLAYESIENGTPEDLLDIDHVLFATCVARETREGNRKMGERMAKLCMELYPSPVLSEYLARVKKKEAYGHPSVVLATVYHSLDIPEKAALETFLFTNLSSLVQNAVRGIPIGQTDGQRILVALQPFVEEAVQSILDLSYGDLGAGGPGLEIAQMHHERLNVRLFMS, from the coding sequence ATGACTAATGGATTGATGCCGCTTTTGCAGCTTAGTGACTCTCAATTTCCCTCAGGAGCCTTTTCTCATTCTTTCGGATTTGAAACGTATATTCAAGAGGATGTAGTGACGGGAACGGAGAGCTTTAAGCAAGCGCTGGTTGTTTTTTTAAAGAAGCAGTTGATCTTCAATGATGGACTGGCTTGCCGTCTAGCTTATGAAAGTATAGAAAATGGCACCCCTGAGGATCTTTTGGACATCGATCATGTTTTGTTCGCTACTTGTGTAGCACGAGAGACGAGAGAAGGGAACCGAAAGATGGGAGAACGAATGGCCAAGCTGTGCATGGAATTGTATCCATCGCCTGTTTTGAGTGAATACTTGGCCAGGGTCAAGAAAAAGGAAGCTTATGGTCATCCTTCGGTAGTTCTTGCAACAGTTTACCATTCATTGGATATTCCCGAAAAAGCGGCGTTAGAGACATTCTTGTTCACGAACTTGTCCTCTCTTGTGCAAAATGCGGTCAGGGGAATCCCGATCGGGCAGACCGATGGGCAAAGGATTTTAGTAGCCCTGCAACCGTTCGTGGAAGAAGCGGTCCAATCGATTTTGGATCTTTCTTACGGTGATTTAGGTGCGGGAGGCCCGGGTCTAGAAATTGCCCAAATGCATCATGAACGGTTGAATGTGCGCTTGTTCATGTCTTGA
- the ureG gene encoding urease accessory protein UreG, giving the protein MEPICIGVGGPVGAGKTMLVERITRDLKDELSMAVITNDIYTKEDAMFLLKYGVLEDDRVIGVETGGCPHTAIREDASMNFSAIDELKERHSDLDLIFVESGGDNLAATFSPELVDFSIYIIDVAQGEKIPRKNGQGMIKSDLFVVNKTDLAPYVGADLDIMRQDTIKARGEKPFVFTNLKTQDGLDEVIDWIKSNAFLKGLKA; this is encoded by the coding sequence ATGGAACCGATTTGTATTGGAGTTGGAGGTCCTGTCGGTGCAGGAAAAACGATGCTTGTAGAGAGAATAACCAGGGATCTTAAGGATGAATTGAGTATGGCAGTCATCACGAACGATATCTATACAAAAGAAGATGCGATGTTTCTTTTGAAATATGGGGTATTGGAAGATGATCGAGTAATTGGAGTAGAAACAGGGGGGTGTCCTCATACGGCGATTCGAGAAGATGCCTCGATGAACTTTTCGGCCATCGATGAATTGAAGGAGCGCCACAGTGACCTCGATTTAATCTTTGTAGAAAGTGGCGGCGATAACTTAGCGGCAACCTTCAGTCCTGAACTGGTGGATTTCTCGATTTATATTATCGACGTGGCTCAAGGAGAAAAAATTCCTAGGAAGAATGGACAAGGCATGATCAAATCGGATTTATTTGTTGTCAATAAAACAGACCTTGCTCCCTATGTAGGGGCAGACCTGGATATTATGAGACAGGATACAATCAAAGCGAGAGGAGAAAAGCCATTTGTTTTCACAAACTTAAAGACTCAAGATGGTTTGGATGAAGTGATCGATTGGATCAAATCCAATGCCTTTCTTAAAGGGTTGAAAGCATGA
- a CDS encoding urease accessory protein UreD, with product MEEGAELAVTSQASTKVYKSLSKPVEQRTTIHLGAGSVLEYCLDPLILYKGARFIQDTTIKMDRDSSFFYSDIITPGWSEDGSNFRYDWVRNKLKVYQNGKLVLFDHLLLEPDEELEGVLQLEGHTHVGSFVIFHPKASREFAELLYENVNEVYPHVRFGISDMDDGGIVVRILNDRTQTIEKAISHIHTFARKELLGKGKISWRKY from the coding sequence TTGGAAGAAGGAGCTGAACTTGCGGTCACAAGTCAAGCCTCCACAAAGGTGTATAAATCACTTTCGAAGCCAGTGGAACAGCGTACGACGATTCACCTTGGTGCTGGTAGTGTCCTTGAGTACTGTTTGGATCCATTGATTTTGTATAAGGGAGCTAGGTTTATACAAGACACGACGATTAAGATGGACCGTGACTCTTCCTTTTTTTACAGTGATATCATTACTCCAGGCTGGTCTGAAGATGGATCGAACTTCCGCTATGACTGGGTAAGGAACAAATTGAAAGTCTACCAAAATGGAAAGCTCGTTTTGTTTGACCATCTTTTACTAGAACCGGATGAGGAACTAGAAGGGGTGTTGCAGTTAGAGGGACACACACATGTAGGTTCTTTCGTCATTTTCCATCCGAAAGCTTCTCGTGAATTTGCTGAATTGTTATATGAAAATGTAAACGAGGTTTATCCTCATGTGCGTTTCGGTATTTCAGATATGGATGATGGCGGGATTGTTGTGCGGATTTTAAATGATCGTACGCAGACAATTGAGAAGGCCATCTCACACATCCACACCTTTGCAAGAAAAGAATTATTAGGCAAAGGGAAGATTTCTTGGAGGAAGTATTAA
- the larC gene encoding nickel pincer cofactor biosynthesis protein LarC: MNHLYLDCQYGISGDMTLSALINLGADLDYIKEHLRKLPIDPFTMETSPVDKHGIHATELILRFPEEKHHHPTHPDAHNHDHIHEHHHNHRHASSIFRMIEESMLPQRVKVRSTAIFKVIAEAEAKIHGMDPDDVHFHEVGAMDSILDIIGVCLALESLAIESISAAPVPTGYGKIQIAHGLYPVPAPATAEILIGIPLADFQAEGELTTPTGAAFLKALVEDFGHLPSLPIDKISYGAGKKDFDHPNVLRAVLFQTKENPSTERITVLECQLDDMEGETLGYVMEKALSMGALDIYYTPITMKKSRPGTLITLLAKTEDSVTFEDLLLRETSTFGVRRMECDRSILSRRMDQVETVYGLVSVKIGFKGEHIYKVTPEFEDAKEIALKNDIPLRKVYSEVNHSARQLIKAESLL; encoded by the coding sequence ATGAATCATTTATATTTGGATTGTCAATACGGGATTTCTGGAGATATGACTCTCTCCGCTCTCATAAATCTAGGTGCAGATCTCGACTACATTAAAGAACATCTAAGAAAACTGCCAATAGATCCTTTTACAATGGAAACCAGTCCTGTGGATAAGCATGGTATCCATGCAACAGAGCTCATTCTTCGATTTCCGGAAGAAAAACACCACCACCCTACTCATCCAGATGCCCATAACCATGACCACATTCATGAGCATCACCATAACCACCGGCATGCCTCTTCGATCTTTCGTATGATCGAGGAAAGTATGCTGCCGCAAAGGGTCAAAGTGAGAAGTACTGCGATCTTTAAAGTAATTGCTGAAGCTGAAGCCAAAATTCACGGAATGGACCCTGATGATGTTCATTTTCATGAAGTGGGGGCAATGGATTCAATTTTGGATATTATTGGAGTCTGTCTTGCGCTTGAGAGCTTAGCGATCGAATCTATCAGCGCAGCTCCGGTCCCCACGGGATATGGTAAAATTCAGATTGCACATGGACTCTATCCAGTGCCCGCACCAGCCACAGCTGAAATCCTGATCGGTATTCCTCTTGCCGATTTTCAAGCTGAGGGAGAGCTGACTACTCCCACAGGAGCTGCTTTCCTAAAAGCTTTAGTCGAGGATTTCGGTCATCTGCCTTCCCTCCCTATCGACAAAATCAGTTACGGTGCAGGAAAGAAAGATTTCGATCACCCTAACGTATTAAGAGCGGTTCTCTTTCAAACAAAAGAGAACCCCAGTACCGAACGTATAACCGTACTGGAGTGCCAGTTGGATGATATGGAAGGGGAAACACTCGGTTATGTAATGGAAAAAGCCTTAAGCATGGGAGCGCTTGATATCTATTACACCCCCATCACTATGAAAAAGAGCCGCCCTGGCACATTAATCACATTGCTTGCAAAGACGGAAGATTCGGTGACATTTGAAGATCTCCTTTTACGGGAAACAAGTACATTTGGCGTGCGGAGAATGGAGTGCGATCGATCCATCCTTTCCAGACGAATGGATCAGGTAGAAACGGTCTATGGATTGGTCAGCGTTAAAATAGGGTTTAAGGGAGAACATATTTACAAAGTCACTCCTGAATTTGAAGATGCAAAAGAAATCGCGCTAAAGAATGATATTCCACTAAGAAAAGTTTATTCAGAAGTAAACCACTCTGCAAGACAATTAATAAAAGCAGAGTCTCTACTCTAA
- the larB gene encoding nickel pincer cofactor biosynthesis protein LarB, whose product MSFEDLGFSKVDTDRERRTGYPEVIYGEGKSAEQIYQIMQLLIDKHERVMVTRLSKDKAEQLTALFPEAVYHSVPRILLYGRPLQQYQSEIIVLCAGTSDLFVAEEAALTAEWMGCPVKRIYDVGVAGIDRLLAHREEITKASVLIVVAGMEGALPSVVGGLVRRPVIAVPTSVGYGAHMEGLTPLLSMLTSCASGMSVVNIDNGFGAAYQAALILQLASEGEQK is encoded by the coding sequence ATGAGTTTTGAAGACTTAGGGTTTTCTAAAGTAGATACTGACCGTGAAAGGCGAACGGGCTATCCAGAGGTCATTTACGGAGAGGGAAAATCGGCAGAACAAATTTATCAAATCATGCAATTGTTAATCGATAAACACGAGAGGGTCATGGTTACACGTCTTTCTAAAGATAAAGCGGAACAACTTACAGCCCTTTTTCCAGAAGCTGTCTACCACTCTGTTCCACGAATCTTACTATACGGCAGACCTCTTCAGCAGTATCAATCGGAAATAATTGTTCTTTGTGCCGGGACCTCCGATTTGTTTGTTGCTGAGGAGGCTGCTCTTACCGCTGAATGGATGGGATGTCCTGTTAAAAGAATTTACGATGTAGGAGTAGCTGGGATCGATCGATTGCTCGCTCACCGTGAGGAAATTACAAAAGCGAGTGTCTTGATCGTAGTAGCTGGTATGGAAGGCGCATTACCGAGTGTAGTCGGTGGGTTGGTCCGCCGTCCGGTGATAGCAGTACCTACTTCTGTCGGGTATGGGGCGCATATGGAAGGTCTCACTCCACTTTTATCTATGCTTACATCTTGTGCCTCTGGTATGAGCGTAGTCAATATTGATAATGGTTTCGGTGCTGCCTACCAAGCAGCATTAATTTTACAATTAGCCAGCGAGGGGGAACAAAAATGA
- a CDS encoding CdaR family transcriptional regulator codes for MSGLTKKIAEDIVRETSLRLNRNVNIMNMEGIIIAAHDERRVWSVHEGAVEVLKKRSTLAINTSDEEVWVGAQPGVNLPIVFNNEILGVIGITGDPDEMGDIGDLVKMTTELMIRQEFLVSQMEWKQRTKEMIIEQLIKSAPSLEDIHRGLNLLGLQLHPPFTTIVIQIKEQPILNRVFIQKLETCLGNNQAIVGFINVNRVFIALSGHEEEGALNKVKSIYHLMKRLNIVFRMSYSLTFQEIEKFSQSYLDCDITLKISDSDNDLLSFAQIEAKALFFQIDEVITKRFSQRVLKSIDENKAETLNSFFKNNLNLQQTANDLYVHRNTLLYRMNNIIKETGYDPKKFEDALILQVAMWIYNRPDHSSKL; via the coding sequence TTGAGTGGATTAACAAAAAAAATAGCCGAGGATATTGTCAGGGAAACATCCTTAAGATTGAATCGCAATGTAAATATAATGAATATGGAAGGCATCATTATTGCTGCTCATGACGAAAGAAGGGTGTGGTCCGTTCATGAAGGTGCTGTAGAAGTGCTGAAAAAAAGAAGCACCCTCGCTATCAATACAAGCGATGAAGAAGTGTGGGTAGGTGCCCAGCCCGGAGTAAACCTCCCGATTGTTTTTAACAACGAAATTCTTGGGGTCATTGGGATTACGGGGGACCCTGATGAAATGGGGGATATTGGTGACCTCGTTAAGATGACAACTGAACTCATGATTCGTCAGGAATTCCTCGTTTCCCAAATGGAGTGGAAGCAGCGGACGAAGGAAATGATTATCGAACAGCTAATCAAGAGCGCCCCTTCCTTAGAAGATATTCATAGAGGGTTAAACCTGCTCGGTCTACAACTTCACCCCCCTTTCACCACAATCGTGATTCAAATTAAAGAGCAGCCCATCCTGAACCGAGTATTCATTCAAAAACTAGAAACATGTTTAGGCAATAACCAAGCTATTGTTGGTTTTATTAACGTAAACCGTGTTTTCATCGCACTATCAGGGCATGAGGAAGAGGGAGCGCTTAATAAGGTGAAATCCATTTATCACCTTATGAAAAGATTAAATATTGTCTTTCGAATGTCCTACAGCCTCACTTTCCAAGAAATTGAGAAGTTCAGTCAATCCTATCTGGACTGCGATATCACATTAAAAATAAGTGATTCAGACAATGACCTTCTATCCTTCGCTCAAATCGAAGCTAAAGCTTTGTTTTTTCAAATCGATGAAGTAATCACAAAGAGATTTTCACAGCGAGTTTTAAAGAGTATCGATGAGAACAAAGCTGAAACACTGAACTCTTTTTTTAAAAATAACTTAAACTTGCAACAAACAGCTAACGATTTGTATGTTCATCGAAATACTCTTCTTTATCGAATGAACAATATTATAAAAGAGACCGGATATGATCCAAAGAAATTCGAAGATGCCCTGATTCTTCAAGTAGCCATGTGGATTTATAATCGACCAGACCATTCTAGTAAACTTTGA
- a CDS encoding glycerate kinase codes for MKIIIAPDSFKGSMSAVEAANSMNKGIHSVFENAETVLLPVGDGGEGTMETLVAATGGYEREVKVSDPLGNEVSATYGILGDSKTCVIEMATASGLKLAPEGTSPLNTTTYGTGQLIKQGLDDGFANFILALGGSSTNDGGAGMLQALGMKLLDRKGKEVRFGGGALNEIYEIDPRGFDQRIRSGNFMIASDVQNPLIGSNGASYVFGPQKGASKEEVEILDTNMAHWADKVKQVTGVRLHDRPGAGAAGGIGGAFQAFFPSVMNRGIDVVLGYINMEEHLEGADLVITGEGKVDRQTTSGKTPMGVAQLAKQKEVPSIIIAGAVGEGIDSLYDFGVVSVTSMMSRPMTLKEAVNEAENLLASCTEQVVRAYFYQSLESKRRMML; via the coding sequence ATGAAAATTATCATAGCACCTGATTCATTTAAAGGCAGTATGAGTGCAGTAGAGGCGGCAAATTCAATGAACAAAGGAATTCATAGCGTGTTTGAAAATGCGGAAACAGTCCTTCTTCCTGTAGGTGATGGCGGGGAAGGGACGATGGAAACTTTAGTGGCGGCGACAGGAGGTTATGAGAGAGAGGTGAAAGTTTCAGATCCTTTAGGTAACGAGGTTTCAGCTACTTACGGAATATTAGGGGACAGCAAAACATGTGTCATTGAAATGGCTACTGCTTCAGGACTCAAGCTCGCCCCTGAGGGTACTTCTCCATTAAATACGACTACTTACGGAACAGGTCAGCTCATTAAACAGGGGCTTGATGATGGATTTGCGAACTTTATTTTGGCTTTGGGAGGTTCGTCAACCAATGATGGGGGAGCTGGCATGCTGCAAGCTCTTGGAATGAAACTTTTGGACCGTAAAGGGAAAGAAGTACGTTTTGGTGGAGGTGCTCTAAATGAAATTTATGAAATTGACCCAAGGGGTTTTGATCAACGTATCAGATCAGGCAACTTCATGATTGCCTCTGATGTACAAAATCCACTTATAGGCAGTAACGGAGCTTCTTATGTTTTCGGTCCCCAAAAAGGCGCAAGTAAAGAGGAAGTGGAAATATTAGACACCAACATGGCACATTGGGCAGATAAAGTGAAACAGGTAACAGGAGTGCGTTTGCATGATCGCCCAGGTGCCGGGGCAGCTGGGGGGATTGGGGGCGCCTTTCAAGCTTTTTTTCCATCGGTAATGAACCGGGGGATTGACGTGGTGCTTGGTTACATCAATATGGAGGAACATCTGGAAGGAGCAGATCTGGTTATTACTGGAGAAGGAAAAGTTGACCGCCAGACCACTTCTGGAAAAACCCCAATGGGCGTAGCACAGTTGGCCAAACAAAAAGAAGTCCCTAGTATTATTATTGCTGGAGCAGTCGGAGAAGGTATTGATTCGCTTTATGACTTTGGTGTCGTCAGTGTAACTAGCATGATGAGTAGACCTATGACACTTAAGGAAGCGGTGAATGAGGCTGAGAATCTGTTAGCAAGCTGTACAGAGCAAGTGGTGAGAGCTTACTTCTATCAAAGTCTAGAGAGTAAAAGGAGGATGATGTTATGA